The Euphorbia lathyris chromosome 3, ddEupLath1.1, whole genome shotgun sequence genome contains a region encoding:
- the LOC136223094 gene encoding protein disulfide isomerase-like 1-4, with amino-acid sequence MSTRFILLLSLSALILFSVLSPSLSKTPDAKVPDSDDDEDLSFLEDETDKATPIPQDHHYPDSDQFDEDEMDTDDFENYSDFDDSESDPYKEPEIDDKDVVVLKEGNFSDFIDNHKFVMVEFYAPWCGHCQSLAPEYAAAATELKAEDVVLAKVDATEESELAQEYDVQGFPTVLFFVDGVHKPYPGQRTKDAIVTWIKKKTGPGIHNITTLDDAERILTSESKVVLGYLNSLVGPESEELAAASRLEDDVNFYQTVNSDVAELFHLDPKVKRPALVMIKKEAEKLNFFVGNFSKSEIVEFVFANKLPLVTFFTRESASSVFESPIKKQLLLFATSNDSERVLPIFQEGAKLFKGKLIFVYVELDNEEVGKPVADYFGISGDAPKVIAYTGNDDGKKFVLDGEFNFDKLKVFGDDFIEDKLKPFFKSDPIPETNDGDVKIVVGNNFDEIVLDESKDVLLEIYAPWCGHCQALEATYDKLAKHLRSIDSLVIAKMDGTTNEHPRAKSDGFPTILFFPAGNKSFDPITVDTDRTVVAFYKFIKKHASIPFKLQKPAIPSKPESSESKESDKSSSEDVKDEL; translated from the exons ATGTCGACTCGCTTCATTCTTCTTCTCTCCCTCTCTGCTCTCATCCTCTTTTCCGTACTCTCTCCTTCTCTTTCCAAAACTCCAGATGCCAAAGTACCAGACTCCGATGACGACGAAGATCTCAGCTTCCTCGAAGACGAAACCGATAAAGCCACCCCCATCCCTCAGGACCAtcactaccctgattctgaccaATTCGATGAAGATGAAATGGATACCGACGACTTCGAAAACTACTCTGATTTCGACGATTCTGAGTCCGATCCATATAAGGAGCCTGAAATCGACGATaaagacgttgtcgttttgaaGGAAGGGAATTTCagtgattttattgataatCATAAGTTCGTCATGGTGGAATTTTATGCTCCCTGGTGTGGTCATTGCCAATCTCTTGCTCCGGAATATGCGGCGGCAGCTACGGAGCTGAAGGCGGAGGATGTGGTGTTGGCGAAAGTTGATGCTACTGAAGAGAGTGAATTGGCACAGGAATATGATGTTCAAGGGTTTCCTACTGTATTATTCTTTGTTGATGGAGTCCACAAGCCGTATCCTGGACAGAGAACCAA GGATGCAATTGTCACCTGGATCAAGAAGAAAACTGGACCTGGTATACACAATATTACTACCCTGGATGATGCTGAACGCATTTTGACTTCTGAGAGTAAAGTTGTTCTAGGTTACCTCAATTCTTTGGTG GGTCCTGAAAGTGAGGAGCTTGCTGCTGCATCAAGACTAGAAGATGATGTCAACTTCTACCAAACTGTTAATTCTGATGTGGCAGAACTTTTCCACCTGGATCCCAAAGTTAAACGCCCTGCTTTAGTCATGATTAAGAAAGAGGCTGAGAAACTGAATTTCTTTG TTGGTAACTTTTCCAAGTCTGAGATAGTTGAGTTTGTGTTTGCCAACAAGCTTCCTTTGGTGACCTTTTTTACTAGAGAAAGTGCCTCTTCAGTTTTTGAGAGTCCAATCAAGAAACag CTGTTGCTGTTTGCAACTTCAAATGATTCAGAGAGAGTTCTCCCCATATTTCAAGAAGGAGCTAAACTTTTCAAGGGAAAG CTTATCTTTGTCTATGTTGAATTGGATAATGAAGAAGTCGGGAAGCCTGTTGCGGATTATTTTGGTATCAGTGGAGATGCTCCCAAA GTGATTGCTTACACAGGAAATGATGATGGTAAGAAATTTGTGCTTGATGGGGAATTCAACTTTGATAAGCTAAAG GTTTTTGGAGATGATTTCATCGAGGACAAGCTTAAGCCTTTTTTCAAATCAGACCCAATTCCTGAAACT AATGATGGGGATGTCAAAATCGTTGTTGGGAATAACTTCGATGAAATTGTTTTGGATGAGTCTAAGGATGTTCTACTTGAG ATCTATGCACCATGGTGTGGACATTGCCAAGCTTTAGAGGCAACATATGACAAGCTTGCCAAACATTTGCGGAGCATTGATTCCCTAGTTATTGCCAAGATGGATGGAACAACAAATGAGCATCCTAGAGCAAAG AGTGATGGATTCCCGACCATTCTCTTCTTCCCTGCTGGAAACAAGAGCTTCGATCCA ATTACCGTAGACACTGATCGGACCGTGGTAGCATTTTATAAGTTCATAAAAAAGCATGCATCCATCCCCTTCAAGCTTCAGAAACCAGCTATCCCTTCAAAACCTGAGAGCTCTGAGTCTAAAGAGAGTGACAAGAGTAGTAGTGAGGATGTGAAGGATGAATTGTGA